The following is a genomic window from Amycolatopsis sp. BJA-103.
CCCAGGAAGGATTCGAGACCGGCGGTCCCGATAGATGGGCGTCGTGACCCCCAGTTGACAAGTGAGACCCCGGTCACAGACCAACGGAATCCCCTAACGGGTGATCGAACCCCCTCGGTGGTTCGCAAGATCACCGTTAGGCGTCGGACCCGATGTCCCTCCCCCGGGCCGCGCCCTAGCTTCGGTCTCGTCCAAGGAACCACGGTCCCCACAGAGAGCCCGGTCGATGAACCCCACGCAGTCCCTGTACGACTTCACGCTCAACCTGCTCAACGACCCGTCGGCTCGCGACTCCTTCGGGAGCGACCCGCAGCGGACGCTGAACGACGCCGGCCTCGGCGACATCTCCGGCGCGGACCTGCACGAGATCCTGCCGCTCGTCCTGGACTACGCCCCCACGAACACCGTCGGCGGCGGGAACGGCCTCGACCTCGACTCGATCACCACCGGCCAGGCAGGCGCCATCGAGCAGCTCAAGGCCCTCACCCAGAACCTCTCCCTCGGTGACGCGACCTCCGAGAACAACGTGCTCGGCGCCGTCGGCGGGATGACCGCGATCACGCAGAACGCGGCCGCCCCCTTCACCGCGGCCGGCGACCTCGCGGGCAGCATCGACGACATCGGCGGCGGAGAGATCGCCCCGGTGGGCGCGGTCACCGGCGCCGTCGGCGACGTGGCGGGCAACGTCAGCGGCGGCGACGTCACCGGGGCGCTCGAAGGCGGGAACCTCACCTCCGGTCTGCAGGACGTCTCCGGCCTCGACTCGGCGATCGACGGCAGCCAGGGTGTCGGTTCCACGGTCGGCGACCTCACCGGCACGCTCGGCGTGAACAACGGCTTGGAGAACACCCTCGGCGACGTGACCGCTCACGGCGTCGGCGACATCGCCGGCCAGGTGTCCGGCGTGACGTCCCACCTCAGCGACGTCGCCAACGACTCGGCCGTCGGGAACGTCACCAACCACGTCGGGGACATCGGTTCGCACGCGGGCTCGGTCAACGACGTCCACGACGTCGTCAGCGACGTCGGCAACGGTGCCCTCGGGGGCGGCATCGCCGCCGACCTGAGCCACCTCACCGTCGGTTCCGGCAACGACCTGCACATCACCGACTGATTCCCGGCGAGCACGACTCCCAGGGCGGGGCGGCGGTCGAACCGGCGCCCCGCCCTGCTGTCGGCGCGGACCGAAAGAGTGACACCGCCTGCCCGTTCCCTCCGCCGCACCGAAAGCCCGTCGACCGGTGGCGACGAGGGAGCGGAATGCGCGGGGACTCAGGTTCTGCAGACGACGAGCCTTTCGACTCGCGGTTCCCGCAAGACTTCGACTTCGAACTCGACCGGCTGATCAAACGCGTCGCCTGGACGGCGGAGATCAAGCTCGGGCTGTCGAAGCGCCCCGAATGCAGTCCCGCGGTGTTCTGATCGAAGTCACCGACGACGACCCCGACGTCGAGGAGCTGAAGTCGAGAGCCGAAGACCGATCGGTTCCCGGCTATCACGGGCTTCTTCTCGTCACGCACCTGTCGCTCGAGTGGGGCGCTCAAGAGAACTCGAATCGCCACTCACACCCCCTCCGAGCGACCTAGCTTTCGCAACACCCGCACACCCTCGAATACTATTGAGGGGTAAGTCAAAGGTGGCGTGTTCGCGGGCCGGGCCAGCGACGGGATGAAGGCGTCCTTCGCCGCGTCCGATGCCGAGTGGTCGTGTCGCGAAAGCCACTTTCGGGACGTCTGATGTCCCGAAAGTGGCTTTCGCGACGTCCCGGGAGGCTAGCGTGGCCTTCGCGGTGGCGTTGTGGCTGAACCCAAGGTGAGCGAAGGCGTGACTCGCGTGCTTGGAGCCGGATCTCGCGTGATCAGAAGGCGAACTCCGTGAACGTCTCCCGATCACGTGAGATCCGGCTCCAAGCACGCTTGATCCGTCTCTGATCACGCGTGAACGCCGCCCGAACACGCCACTTTTGACCTCCCCCTCAATAAGAGCGGCGGTCTTCCGAGTGTCTCTTGTGGACACTCCTGGTCAGTTCCGTGACGGGCCGTTGGGCTTGCGGGCGGTGAAGATCAGATACTCGGGTCCGCCGTGGTTGATGACGTCGTCGAAGAGCCCGATGAAGTCGTCCAGCTCCTGTTTGCCGTACTGGTCCGTCAGATTTTCGAGGTCGGCTTCGGTTCGCTCCCACCACATCTTGACGGACTTCTCGACGTGACTGCTGGCATCGAGGAGTTCGACGGGCTCCAGGCCGGCGCGGCGGAGCATCGGCGGGAATTCGTCCAACCGGTGAAACGAGCTGAGTGAATCGAGATCGCGGTACCGGTCGAGCACCCGTTGGCGTTCGGGGGTGACGACGGCGTTGAGGCAGAAGTCGGCGGCGACGAGGACACCGCCGGGGCGGAGAACGCGGGCGATCTCACGCAACGCCGGGTCGCGGTCCATGTGGATCAGCGACTCGATGGCGATGGCCGCGTCGAACGAATCGTCGGGGAACGGCATCTCCAGCGCGTCGGCCTGCTCGAACCTGGCCTGTCCGGCCAGGTTCTCGGCGCCCGCCCTGGCGGTGGCCTGCTCGACCTGCGTGGCGACGTTCGAGATGCCGACCACGTGCGCGCCCGTCGTACGGGCCAGCCGGATGGCCGGTCCGCCGATACCGCAGCCGACGTCGAGCACCCGGTCCCGAGGGCCCGCCCCGACCCGGTCGATGATCTGCCCGGTCAGGTTTTCCAGCGCCTGTTCGTAGGTCGTGCCGTCGTCGGGACGGGGCCAGTATCCGTGGTGGAAGTTCGGCCCGTACAGGCTGACGTACATCGCTTCGGCCTGCTCGTAATAAGCCTGCGCTTTCTGCGAGGTGGTTTCGGTGATCATGGTGAAGCTCCTCCGCATCCTGCTGGGAATCGGTTAGAGACGATGCCTCCACCATGCCCGACCCTGTCAAGTCCGTCGACTTCGGAGCGTGTCCGCTCACCCTTTGTCACCTGAGTTTTCCTTGCTGTGGAGCCGAATTCGCCGCACGATCATGATTTCGGGCACCGGTCTCTTCACCCAGGGCACTCCACTCTACTGGCGGTATCAACAAGAAATTGCCTGTCGTATCCACGTCAGCGAGTGACGTATTTGCCCACTACGGTGTCGGTTGGGGGACGAATTCCCCTGCATGCCGAGCCCATCGACGGAACACCGAGGCGACGAGAGGATGGATTCACCATGACAAGTCTGATGACGACATTGGCCGGTACGCGAGAAGCGCCGACGGCCACAAGGTCATTGCGGGAGAAGATAACCCGGCTCCCGCAGATGAGCCCGGATGTCGATCTCGGCGACGACATCTCACTGGCACACGAAACACTGCTCGCACCCGAAGTGTCCGAAATGGACAAACGTGCCGCGCTGTACAAGTGGCTCGGCCAGAAGCAACCGTGCCTGTTCGGACGCCTGGCGATGCAGGGATCCGACGGCCCCAAAGGACTCGGCGCCAACATGTGCTGGATCAGCGAGGACGACCTCGACGCGGGACGTGATCACGTCGCGGCGAAGATCCAGCGAGAGCGCCGCGAATGGAAGGACCGCGCCGAACGCGGCGAGAGCAGCGGATTCCTGATCATGGTCAACAGCAGGGACCTGGCCTACGCCCGGCCCGGAAAGGAACTCGTCGACGTCTGCGTGGAGCTGTCCAATCTCTACCTGGTCGAACACGCGCCCATCGAGCAGGACGTGATCTACACCGAAGCGGTCCCGTTCCGCCGTTCCGACGGGGTGCTGACCGTGTTCAAGGCCGGCTGCAACATCTTCTACTCCGGCGCTCACCGCACGGTCAATCACGATCGGCGCATCCCCGGCGGACTGATGTTCTCGATGAACTCGCCGGGTCACTACGCCAACTCCCTGGCCAAACGGGGGCTGCAGGACTCGTTCGAGGACGCGACCGAGTTCGTCCGCGAGACGGCGTTCCGGTCGATCGGCAACGGCGGCATCGGATGCCCGCACGTGCCCAGCGCGAGCTGGCACAACGAGAGCGCCGACGACCACCGCGACGTGGCCGAACGCAAGCGGCCGCACTACATCCCGGACAACTTCGACCCGACCCGCTACTCCGCCGTCTATCACACCGACGTCCTCGTGCCCACCGACGTCACCAGCGACTCGCGAACGGTGCACGAATCCTTCGACGAGGTCGACGCGGAGGTCTGGCCGTATCTGATCCTCGACTACATCTCCACCGAGGAGTTCCCGCCCGATCACGTCAACTATGCACTGTTCCACGGACATCCCATCGAGGAGTGCGCCCGGTACCACAACCCGTGGCCCCCTCGCGTGGCACACAACGAGGAGCTCTTCGAGTACTGAGCTGACGACGCCGAATACGCCGAACCACCAGGAAAGGATGGCCATGACACCGACGTCCAAGGCACCTGAGGAGGCAATAGAGGGTGGTCCCGGATGGGGCCGCAGCGTTCTGATGTGTTCGCCCGAGCACTTCGACGTCACCTATTCCATCAACGTCTGGATGGACCCGGACGTGCGAGTGGATTCCGATCGGGCTTGGCGGCAGTGGGACGACCTCGTGTCCACTTTGGAGGCCGCCGGCACCGAAGTCCGGACCGTGCCCGCCGAGCCGGGGTTGCCGGACATGGTCTTCACGGCCAACGCCGGCATCGTCGACGGCACGACGGTCACGCCCGCCCGGATGAGCAACCCGGAACGCGCCCCCGAGATCGGGCACGTCTGCGGCCGGTTCGAGGAACTCGGCTGGACGGTCGAGCAGCCGCCCGCCGCGCCGCAGGAAGGCGCGGGCGACGCGGTGGCGTTCGGCGGCGGACTCGTGGCGGGCTACGGCCCCCGGTCCGCCGAATCGGCCTATGACGGCCTGCGGGCACGTCACGGCTGGGCGGTGACCGCGCTCGAACTCACCGATCCCCGCTTCTATCACGTCGATTTGGGGTTCTGCCCGCTCGACGACCGGACGGCGATGGTGCTGCCGGAGGCCTTCACCACCGCCGGTCGCGCCGAGCTGGCCGAGCTCGTCGAGGACCCGGTGGTTCTGACGGCGGAAGAAGGCGCGGCGTTCTGCGCGAACGCCGTGGTGGCCGGGCGCACCGTGGTGATGCCGCACTGCACACCGCGGCTGGGCCGCGAACTCGAGCGCCGCGGCTTCGAGCCGGCGGTATGCGATGTCTCCGAGTTCGGCAAGGCGGGCGGCGGCTGCCGGTGCCTGACCCTGGCCCTCGACGTGGAACTGGACCGAGCGGCGGCTCCCTTCACCGCGGAGGTGGTCGGATGACGGTGGCCGCGTTCAGCCCCCGCATCGCGCGGTGGCTCCACGACCACGATCCGTCCACCCCCTGCCTGGTGCTAGACCTCGACGTGGTGGCCCGGCGCTACCACGAACAACAGGCCGCGCTGCCGTACGCGACCCCGTACTACGCGGTGAAGGCGAACCCGCAACCGGCGGTGATCGCCCTGCTCGTGAAGCTGGGCGCCTGCTTCGACGTCGCGAGCCCGGCCGAGATCGACCTGTGTCTCGCCAACGGAGCCGATGCCGGCTCGCTGTCCTACGGCAACACCATCAAGAAGAGCGCGGATATCGCCTATGCCCACCAACAGGGTGTGTCGATGTTCGTGTTCGACAACGTGCGCGAGCTCGACAAGATCGCCGAAGCGGCCCCTGGGGCGGCGGTTTACTGCCGGTTGCTCAGCGAGAGCGCCGGGGCGCGGTGGCGTCTTGGCGACAACTTCGGCTGTTCACTCGAGTACGCCGTGGAGTTGATGACGCGGGCGGCGCGGCTGGGTCTGCGTCCCTACGGTTTGTCCTTCCATGTCGGGTCCCAGCAGCTCGAGCCGACGCGGTGGGAGCCCAACATCGCCGCCGCGGCCGAGGCGTTCGAAAAGCTGCGCGCCAACGACGTGGAACTCGAGATGCTCAACCTCGGCGGCGGCTTTCCGGCCCGCTACGCCGAACCGGTCCCCCCGATCATCCATTTCGGACGAACCATCGAGCAGGCGATCGACCGCTGGTTCCCCGGTACGCGGCGCCCGCGCATCGTGACCGAGCCCGGCCGTTCGATCAGTGCCGAGGCCGGCGTGCTGCGCACCCAGGTGGTCTCGGTGCGAGAACCGTTCGAAGGAGCCGAACGCTGGGTCTATCTGGACGCGGGCCGCTTCGGCGGGCTCGCCGAGACCGAGGGCGAGGCGATCCAGTACCAGGTCGAGACCGAACGCGGCGGGCCGACGCAACCGGTGATCATGGCCGGGCCGACCTGCGACAGCATCGACGTGATCTACCGCGACGCCGCCTACGCGTTGCCCAAAGAACTCCAGATCGGTGACAGGGTCGACTTTCTCAGCGCCGGCGCCTACACCGCGAGCTATTCCTCTATCGGCTTCAACGGTTTCCCGCCGTTGCCGACACATTGCATCGGAGGCGGATCATGACCGAACACAAACGCCTGTCCGTCCAGGGACGGGTGCTGGTCCTCGGCTGCGGGTCGGTGTCCCAGTGCCTGCAGCCGCTGCTGCTCGCCCACCTGGACATGCCCTACGACCGGCTGACCGTGCTGGACATGAACGACCGGCGCCAGGAGATCCCGGAGACGCTCGAAGCCGGATGCCGGTTCGTCCAGCGCCGGCTGACTCCCGATAACCTCGCCAAGACCCTCGCCGAGCAGGTCGGTCCCGGCGACCTGCTGGTGAACCTGACCTGGAACATCGGGACCGAGGACATCATCGGCTGGTGCCGCGACAACGGCGTGCTCTACGTCGACACTTCGGTCGAGCAGTGGGATCCCTACGCGGACATGAACGCCCGGCACCCGACCGAAAAGACCCTCTACGCCCGCCACCACTCGTTGCGGCGCCTGAGCCGCGACTGGGGCGGCCGCGGGCCGACCGCGATCATCGAGCACGGTGCCAATCCGGGCCTGGTGAGCCACTGGGCCAAGGTCGGGCTCGAGGATGTCGCCACGGCCATGCTCAAGGAAGGCGTCGAGGACCCGGATCGCCGGGCCCGGATCGAGCGGGCACTGGGCGAGGCCGACCACGCGCGGATGGCGATGGAGACCGGCACCCGGGCCATCCACATCTCCGAACGCGACACCCAGATCGGATCGCTGCCCAAGGAGCCCGAGGAGTTCGTCAACACCTGGTCGGTCGAGGGCTTCTACGAGGAAGGCGTCGCTCCCGCCGAACTCGGGTGGGGCACCCACGAACGTGAGCTGCCGCCGGGGGCGGTGGTCCCGGAATACGGCACCGGCAACCAGATCTGCCTCGCCCGGCCGGGGATGGCCACCTGGGTGCGCTCGTGGGTGCCCTTGTCGGGGCCGATCCAGGGGATGTTGATCCGGCACGGCGAGGCCGTGACGATCAGCGACCATCTCACCGTCACCGATGACGACGGAACGGTCGTCTACCGCCCGACGGTGCACTATGCCTACCTGCCCACCGACGCGGCGCTGGCCTCGGTGCACGAGTGCAAGATGCGGGGGTTCCGGCTCCAGGAGCGCCAGCGGATCATGACCGACGAGATCCTCACCGGCGCCGACGAACTCGGCGTGCTGCTGCTCGGGCACGACCTCGGGGCCTGGTGGACCGGCTCGCAACTGACCATCGAGGAGACCCGGAAGCTGGTGACCGGGCAGAACGCCACGACGCTGCAGGTCGCGGCCTCGGTACTGGCGGCGGTGTTCTCCGCCGTGCGCCATCCGGACCGGGGCCTGTGCAGGCCCGACGACCTCGACCACCACGAGATCCTCTCGATCGCCGCGCCCTATCTCGGCCCCACCCCCTCGGTGCGCAGCGACTGGACGCCCCAGGAGACCGGACCGGGCCCGTTCGACGACTATCTCGGACTGACCCCGCCCGACGACCCCTGGCAGTTCTCCAACATTCTCGTGCCGTGACTCCCCGTCCGCCCCGCCGCGCGACCATCGGCGGCGGGGCGGCGCTCCGCTCAAATTGCATGACTGCGTCAGTCATATATATTGGAGCCATGGACGACCGGACCGCGAACCTCTTCGCCGCGCTCGTCGTGGCGCTGTCCGACGAGCTCGAGGCGGGCAACACGCACGTCGCGGGCCAATCGGCGGTCGGCACTGCCGCCCTCGCGACACTGCTGTCGGCACCGGGAGCCCGGGTCGACGCCCTCGGCCGGGTCATCGGGCTCACCGGCTCCGGCACGGTGCGCCTCGTCGACCGGCTCGTCGCGGCGGATCTGGTCGAACGCCGCCGCGACACCACCGACCAGCGTGCCGTCTCGCTCTGGTTGACCGAGCAGGGACGCGCCGCGGCCACGGAGGTCGTGACGCGGCGCCGCGAGGTGGTGGCCCGGGTCCTCGCTCCGCTGAGCGACGCCCAGCGCGCCGTCGTGGCCGAGGCCGTGGAGCCGGTGCTCGCCCATCTGGTCAAGGACCGGTCCCGCGCGGATCGCGTGTGCCGGTTCTGCGACTACTCCGTATGTCCCCCGGCCGACTGCCCCGTCGAAAGATCGGTGCCCGCCCTCAGTCGCTGATCGAGAGAGGAGCACAGGATGAGCGCTCGACGCGTCGACGGCGTGACGATCCACCCGGCCGGACGAGACCGGTGGGACGACCTCGTAGAGGCGTTCGGCGACAACGGGGGCTGCGAGGGTTGCTGGTGCATGTACTGGCGGGTGTCCTCGGGACCCGAGTACGACCGGATGCGGGGCGCGTCCGCGCGAGCCGAGTTCTCCCGTCTGGTGCGCGACGGCGAGGTGCCCGGGCTGCTGGCCTACCGCGACCAGGCTCCGGTGGGATGGTGCGCGGTGGCGCCGCGCCCCGCGTACGTGCGGTTGCGCGGCTCGCGAACCCTGCGCCCGGACGAGCCTGACGACCCCGGTGTGTGGGCGGTGCCGTGCTTTTACGTCAAGACCGGGCATCGCCGCCACGGCGTGGCCGACCACCTGCTCGCCGCCGCGGTCCGCCACGCCGGGCGGCACGGCGCGCACACCCTCGAGGCCTACCCCACCGATTCCGGGCATCGCCGCTACTCGGCCGGGGAGTTGCACATGGGCACCGTGGACCTGTTCGAGCGGCACGGGTTCACCGAGACCGGACGCCCCTCGCCGGGACGGGTCATCGTGCGGCGCGGCCTGGCCTGATCCCCGGGTCCGCGAACCACTACCTCAGGAGGCAGACGGAATGCGAGTGATCGGTGCCCCGTTCAGTTCCGCGGGACGACTGGACCACGAGGCTCTGGCGCCGAAGGCGCTGCGCGACGCCGGGCTCGTCGAACGACTGCGCGCCGCCCTCGGGGCCGACGAGCCGGTCACCGACGGCGGCAACGTCGCCATCGGTACGTCGGCGGCCGTCGCCCACCGCGACGAGCCCTCGGGAGTGCGATCCCTTCCCGGACTCGAAGCCGTGACCACCGCTACGCGCTCCGCGGTGGCCGAGACCCTGCTCGCCGGTGACCGGCCCTTGGTGCTCGGCGGGGACTGCGCGATCCTGCCCGGCTGCCTGCGCGGGGCCCAGGACGCGCTCGACGACGACCGGATTGGGCTGCTGTTCATCGACGGCCACGAAGACGCCTGGCCACCGCACGAGTCCGACACCGGCGAGGCCGCCGACTCCGAGCTCGGGTTCCTGCTGGGACAGCATCGCGAACAGCTGCCGGAGTCGCTCGAGTCGCAGTTGCCCGTGCTCGACGAAAGCGCCGTGGTCGCGTTGGGGCCCCGCGACGGCGCCGAGATCGCCGCCGGTGACGCGCCGTCGCTGGCCGAACGGATCCGGCTGGTCACGGCGCAAGAGCTCACCCTCGACGAGGACAGCGCCGCCGAACACGCCCGGAAAGCGCTGGCCCGCATCCGGGCCCACACCACGCGCTGGTGGCTGCACATCGACCTCGACGTGCTGTCGAGCGACGCCCTCGACGCGGTGAGCTACCCCCAGCCGGGCGGGCTGAGCTGGGACCAGCTCGGCGAACTCGCCACCGCCGCGCTCGGTGAGCCGGGGTGCGTCGGCATCACCGTCTGCGTCTACGACCCTGATCGTGATCCGGACGGAACGGGCGCGCGGCGCATCGTCGACTGGTTCGGATCCCTGGCTCGTCCTACTGGCCGATGCTCAAAGCCACCGGATGGGCGAACATGACGTCATGTTTACCGACACGGACCGCACCCTGAACCTGCTAGGCGCAGTCGTGACCGGAGTGCACGACCAACTCGTGTCCGCCGTCGAATCGGTGGCCGGCCGTAGTGGCGCACTCGCGGCCACGCTGGCCATGACCGCTCAGTACGAAGGTCTCACCATGGGCACCCTGCAGCGGTTTCTCGGCGTCAGCCGCCCGGCCACGATCCGCCTGGTCAATCTGCTCGAGAGCGACGGGCTCGCCGAGCGGCGCCACCTCGACGACGACGACCGCCGGACCACCTCGGTGGTGCTGACCGACGCCGGCCATCGCGAGGCGCGGCACATCCTCGCCGCCCGCCGCGCGGTCCTGGAGCAACTCCTGCCCGAGTCGAGCAAGCAGGAACGCGTCGTGCTCGACAGGCTCCTCGAACGCATGCTGGCCACGATGATCACTCATCCGTCCCGAGGCTACGAGGTGTGCCGTCTCTGCGACATCAGCACCTGCCCGCCGTCGCGCTGCCCGGTGGAAAGCGCGGTCCTCGAGATGGAACCCGACGCCCCCGAGGGGCTGCTGAATCCGCCGAAAGATCCGTCGACCTGACCGGAGGGAGTCCGTCGTGCCGGAAAACCCCAGGGAAACAGCGACAGCGCATTCGAGCAGGGCCGGGCCGAGGGAATGGACCGGCCTCGGAGTCCTCGCCCTGCCGACGATGTTGCTCGGGCTCGACGTGACCCTGCTCTACCTCGCTCTCCCGGCTCTCTCGGTCGATCTGCGGCCGACCAGCACGCAAGCGCTGTGGATCCTCGACTCCTACGGACTCGTGATCGCCGGGCTGCTGGTCACGATGGGCGCGATCGGCGACCGTCTCGGCCGGCGCCGTCTTCTCATGATCGGCACCGCGGCGTTCGGCCTCGTCTCGATCGTCGCCGCCTTCGCGCCCAGTGCCGAGATCCTCATCGCGGCACGAGCCTTGCTGGGCGTGGCGGGCGCGACGCTCATGCCGTCCTGCCTCGCCCTGATCACCAACATGTTCACCGACGCCCGGCAACGGGCACTGGCGATCGGCGTGTGGGCGACCACCTTCGCCCTCGGCATGGCCGCCGGGCCACTCGTCGGCGGTGTGCTGCTGGAGTCCTTCTGGTGGGGCTCGGCGTTCCTGCTCGCGATTCCCATCGCCGCGCTCGTGCTCGTGACCGCGCCGGTGCTGCTGCCGGAGTATCGCGCCGCCGACTCCGGACGGGTCGACCTGGTCAGCGTCGCGCTCTCGCTGGGCGCGATCCTTCCCTTGGTCTACGCGATCAAGCACGCGGCCGCCCACGGCTTCGACGTCCAGACCATCGTCACGCTGGTGGCCAGCGCGGCCTTCACCCTCGCCTTCGTCCACCGCCAGCGCCGCCTGAGCGATCCGCTGCTCGACGTCGCGCTGTTCACCGATCGCTCGTCCGGCACCGCCCTCGGTGTTCTCTTGGTGGGACTCGTCGGCGTCGGCGGTGCGCTTTATCTGGTCACTCAGCACTTACAGCTCGTCGAAGAACTCTCCCCGCTGGCCGCGGGCGCCTGGATGGGCCCACCCGCACTGGCGATGGTCGTGGCCGCCATCGGCGCGCCCCTGCTCGCGCGGCGCGTGCGGCCCGGCTACGTCGTCTCGGGCACCCTCGTGCTGTCCGCCCTCGGCTACGTGCTGCTCACCCAGGTGCGCGGCCCCGACAGCATCGGCCTGATCGTGAGCGGATTCGCCTTGGTGTACCTCGGATTCGGCTCGGTGGGGGCGCTCGGCTCCGACCTGGTGGTCGGCACCACCCCCGCCGACAGGGCAGGCTCCGCCGCCGCGATGTCCGAGACCGTCCAGGAACTCGGCGTCGCCATGGGAGTGGCCATGCTGGGCAGCCTGACCACACTGGTGTACCGCGATCGGATGACCGACGCCGCCCCTGCTGTCGGCGAGAGCCTGTCCGGGGCCGTGTCCGCGCCCCACGTCTCCCCCGCGCTGCTGGCGCAGGCCAAGGAAGCGTTCACCAGCGGGCTCAACCTCTCCGCCGCCATCACCGGCGCCGCCATTCTCGCGCTGGCCGTGATGGCCGCGGTCGTTCTGCGGCACGTCCCGCCGTCCGGCGATTCGAGCCCCGCCGAGGTTTCAGAGCCCGCCAACTCCGGGTGAACCCGGCTCGGGCAGGGCGGCGGTCATCGCGCCGTCCACGGTGACGGTCTCACCGGAGACGAGCCTGGCCTGATCGCTGAGCAGGAAGGCGATCACGCGCGCGACGTCCTCGGGCCGGCCGAGCTCCCCGAGTGGCTGCACCTCGGTCAGCGCTTCACGGGTGGCCTTGTCCTTCCAGCGATGCGCGTTACGCGGCACCATGACGAACCCGGGCCGGACGACGTTGCACCGGAGCCCTCGCGGTCCGAATTCCACGGCGGCCGCGCGGCCGAGAGCCTCCAGCGCGGCCTTGGCCATCGCGTACGGCGCCTGCCCGCCCCAGGCCAGGCCCGCGTGGATCGAACTGACCAGCACCGCGGCGCACGGCCTTCCGCCGGCGCGGGCGACCAGTTGCCGCAACGGTTCCAGCGCGGACACCGCGCCGATGTCCAGCACCCGGCGCAGCGCGTCCGGTGTCTGCTCGGCGAGGGGAGCGCGATGCTCGCTCAGCAGGCAATGCACCAGCCCGGTCACGCCACCGAGCGCGTCGAACGCGGTGCCGATCACGGCCGGATCCGTTGCGTCACCACGGATCCACGGGATGTCGGCCAGTTCCGGCGGCGGTGGCGCGACGTCCACCGCCGCGACCCGTCGTCCCTCCGCCAGCAGAGCACGGACGACGGCCGAGCCGAT
Proteins encoded in this region:
- a CDS encoding saccharopine dehydrogenase NADP-binding domain-containing protein, translated to MTEHKRLSVQGRVLVLGCGSVSQCLQPLLLAHLDMPYDRLTVLDMNDRRQEIPETLEAGCRFVQRRLTPDNLAKTLAEQVGPGDLLVNLTWNIGTEDIIGWCRDNGVLYVDTSVEQWDPYADMNARHPTEKTLYARHHSLRRLSRDWGGRGPTAIIEHGANPGLVSHWAKVGLEDVATAMLKEGVEDPDRRARIERALGEADHARMAMETGTRAIHISERDTQIGSLPKEPEEFVNTWSVEGFYEEGVAPAELGWGTHERELPPGAVVPEYGTGNQICLARPGMATWVRSWVPLSGPIQGMLIRHGEAVTISDHLTVTDDDGTVVYRPTVHYAYLPTDAALASVHECKMRGFRLQERQRIMTDEILTGADELGVLLLGHDLGAWWTGSQLTIEETRKLVTGQNATTLQVAASVLAAVFSAVRHPDRGLCRPDDLDHHEILSIAAPYLGPTPSVRSDWTPQETGPGPFDDYLGLTPPDDPWQFSNILVP
- a CDS encoding dimethylarginine dimethylaminohydrolase family protein; this translates as MTPTSKAPEEAIEGGPGWGRSVLMCSPEHFDVTYSINVWMDPDVRVDSDRAWRQWDDLVSTLEAAGTEVRTVPAEPGLPDMVFTANAGIVDGTTVTPARMSNPERAPEIGHVCGRFEELGWTVEQPPAAPQEGAGDAVAFGGGLVAGYGPRSAESAYDGLRARHGWAVTALELTDPRFYHVDLGFCPLDDRTAMVLPEAFTTAGRAELAELVEDPVVLTAEEGAAFCANAVVAGRTVVMPHCTPRLGRELERRGFEPAVCDVSEFGKAGGGCRCLTLALDVELDRAAAPFTAEVVG
- a CDS encoding MarR family winged helix-turn-helix transcriptional regulator encodes the protein MDDRTANLFAALVVALSDELEAGNTHVAGQSAVGTAALATLLSAPGARVDALGRVIGLTGSGTVRLVDRLVAADLVERRRDTTDQRAVSLWLTEQGRAAATEVVTRRREVVARVLAPLSDAQRAVVAEAVEPVLAHLVKDRSRADRVCRFCDYSVCPPADCPVERSVPALSR
- a CDS encoding arginase family protein, which produces MRVIGAPFSSAGRLDHEALAPKALRDAGLVERLRAALGADEPVTDGGNVAIGTSAAVAHRDEPSGVRSLPGLEAVTTATRSAVAETLLAGDRPLVLGGDCAILPGCLRGAQDALDDDRIGLLFIDGHEDAWPPHESDTGEAADSELGFLLGQHREQLPESLESQLPVLDESAVVALGPRDGAEIAAGDAPSLAERIRLVTAQELTLDEDSAAEHARKALARIRAHTTRWWLHIDLDVLSSDALDAVSYPQPGGLSWDQLGELATAALGEPGCVGITVCVYDPDRDPDGTGARRIVDWFGSLARPTGRCSKPPDGRT
- a CDS encoding methyltransferase domain-containing protein encodes the protein MITETTSQKAQAYYEQAEAMYVSLYGPNFHHGYWPRPDDGTTYEQALENLTGQIIDRVGAGPRDRVLDVGCGIGGPAIRLARTTGAHVVGISNVATQVEQATARAGAENLAGQARFEQADALEMPFPDDSFDAAIAIESLIHMDRDPALREIARVLRPGGVLVAADFCLNAVVTPERQRVLDRYRDLDSLSSFHRLDEFPPMLRRAGLEPVELLDASSHVEKSVKMWWERTEADLENLTDQYGKQELDDFIGLFDDVINHGGPEYLIFTARKPNGPSRN
- a CDS encoding IniB N-terminal domain-containing protein, translated to MNPTQSLYDFTLNLLNDPSARDSFGSDPQRTLNDAGLGDISGADLHEILPLVLDYAPTNTVGGGNGLDLDSITTGQAGAIEQLKALTQNLSLGDATSENNVLGAVGGMTAITQNAAAPFTAAGDLAGSIDDIGGGEIAPVGAVTGAVGDVAGNVSGGDVTGALEGGNLTSGLQDVSGLDSAIDGSQGVGSTVGDLTGTLGVNNGLENTLGDVTAHGVGDIAGQVSGVTSHLSDVANDSAVGNVTNHVGDIGSHAGSVNDVHDVVSDVGNGALGGGIAADLSHLTVGSGNDLHITD
- a CDS encoding type III PLP-dependent enzyme, translated to MTVAAFSPRIARWLHDHDPSTPCLVLDLDVVARRYHEQQAALPYATPYYAVKANPQPAVIALLVKLGACFDVASPAEIDLCLANGADAGSLSYGNTIKKSADIAYAHQQGVSMFVFDNVRELDKIAEAAPGAAVYCRLLSESAGARWRLGDNFGCSLEYAVELMTRAARLGLRPYGLSFHVGSQQLEPTRWEPNIAAAAEAFEKLRANDVELEMLNLGGGFPARYAEPVPPIIHFGRTIEQAIDRWFPGTRRPRIVTEPGRSISAEAGVLRTQVVSVREPFEGAERWVYLDAGRFGGLAETEGEAIQYQVETERGGPTQPVIMAGPTCDSIDVIYRDAAYALPKELQIGDRVDFLSAGAYTASYSSIGFNGFPPLPTHCIGGGS
- a CDS encoding GNAT family N-acetyltransferase codes for the protein MSARRVDGVTIHPAGRDRWDDLVEAFGDNGGCEGCWCMYWRVSSGPEYDRMRGASARAEFSRLVRDGEVPGLLAYRDQAPVGWCAVAPRPAYVRLRGSRTLRPDEPDDPGVWAVPCFYVKTGHRRHGVADHLLAAAVRHAGRHGAHTLEAYPTDSGHRRYSAGELHMGTVDLFERHGFTETGRPSPGRVIVRRGLA